A genomic region of Caenorhabditis elegans chromosome V contains the following coding sequences:
- the daf-28 gene encoding uncharacterized protein (Confirmed by transcript evidence), protein MNCKLIAIFAVLVLSVSAHLGAQAAAANFKAEGPLSRAVRVPGVAVRACGRRLVPYVWSVCGDACEPQEGIDIATQCCTYQCTAEYIQTACCPRLLL, encoded by the exons ATGAACTGCAAGCTCATCGCCATCTTTGCCGTACTCGTCCTCTCCGTCTCGGCTCATCTCGGAGCCCAGGCCGCCGCCGCCAACTTCAAGGCCGAGGGCCCACTAAGCCGTGCAGTCCGTGTTCCAGGTGTGGCCGTGAGGGCCTGTGGTCGTCGCCTCGTTCCGTATGTGTGGAGTGTCTGTGGAGACGCCTGTGAACCAC aagaaggaATTGACATCGCAACACAATGCTGCACCTATCAATGCACTGCCGAGTATATACAAACTGCCTGTTGCCCACGTTTGCTTCTTTAA
- the Y116F11B.17 gene encoding LITAF domain-containing protein (Confirmed by transcript evidence): protein MSNPVPKINEEVFIDGTPLSPACPLCTHKMRGTPLPTDAIVKFGTPLPTDAANFGPDGTPLPTDETF, encoded by the exons AT gtcaaaTCCGGTGCCAAAAATCAACGAGGAAGTTTTTATTGACGG aactcCGCTTTCACCTGCCTGTCCCTTGTGCACTCACAAAATGAG AGGAACACCACTCCCAACTGACGCAATTGTAAAATTcgg aactccTCTTCCAACAGATGCAGCTAATTTTGG acccGATGGCACTCCACTCCCAACTGATGAAACTTTCTGA
- the Y116F11B.2 gene encoding Sushi domain-containing protein (Partially confirmed by transcript evidence), which yields MIVFLMLICIILFYVNTVSGCIPSQEIEPIDDFTTTTVAVDPFTTTAVPTTTTIPIDPVTTTTTTTTTTEEPTTTTTAPFCANCLQVYNNDCFGEGNPDADNWCVPVDEVPVTIDINAAGDQCSSTFQCPSGTFASFDYGEPTEESGVNAGMDPVTITCAETGANVGRWWYNRYDSVQTYLNKVTCRKTPSPTTCSVCAPTIYDPNCYGPGFPDANDWCATEAAVSPQYSLDPFYIDQCVAEWTCPTGTYAVYESGGTVITDEVSGAFCQETGGNQGSWYATYFGNPIYFDTFKCKNLPALTCTFCLPMVYNPDCYGVDNPSNTDWCYTEAEVTVNYYRDVDTCIAAFTCPYGTDAIFDLGGTDQNAGSQVVSTLCDEFAATPGQWRIDIGGDVITKFTCKNW from the exons ATGATAGTGTTTCTAATGCTGATTTGTATCATTTTGTTCTACGTGAACACTGTTTCCGGTTGTATTCCATCACAGGAAATTGaac CGATCGACGATTTTACAACTACAACTGTTGCAGTTGATC caTTTACAACCACAGCGGTACCAACCACAACCACAATACCTATAGATC CAGTAACTACTACAACTACAACTACAACTACTACAGAAGAACCTACAACAACTACTACAGCCCCAT TTTGCGCTAACTGCTTACAAGTTTACAACAATGATTGCTTTGGGGAAGGTAATCCTGACGCCGATAACTGGTGTGTTCCTGTAGATGAGGTTCCTGTCACTATTGACATAAATGCAGCCGGTGATCAATGCTC aagcacATTCCAATGTCCATCGGGAACATTTGCGTCGTTTGACTACGGTGAGCCAACTGAAGAGTCGGGAGTCAATGCCGGCATGGATCCCGTCACAATTACTTGCGCAGAGACCGGCGCCAATGTGGGAAGATGGTGGTACAATAGATATGATAGTGTGCAAACGTATCTTAATAAGGTTACGTGCAGAAAAACTCCAAGCCCTACAA CCTGCTCGGTCTGTGCTCCAACAATTTACGATCCGAATTGCTATGGGCCAGGTTTCCCAGATGCAAATGACTGGTGTGCGACTGAGGCTGCGGTTTCACCTCAATACTCTTTAGATCCTTTTTACATCGACCAATGCGT cGCAGAATGGACATGCCCAACGGGGACATATGCGGTGTACGAGTCCGGTGGTACGGTGATAACGGATGAAGTTAGTGGAGCATTTTGTCAAGAAACTGGAGGCAACCAGGGATCGTGGTATGCAACATATTTTGGTAACCCAATCTATTTTGACACtttcaaatgcaaaaatcTTCCGGCTCTCA cttgcACTTTCTGTCTTCCAATGGTGTACAACCCAGATTGCTATGGCGTGGATAATCCGAGCAACACCGACTGGTGTTACACTGAAGCCGAGGTCACAGTCAACTATTATAGAGATGTTGATACTTGCAT TGCGGCGTTCACATGCCCATACGGAACTGACGCGATTTTTGATCTCGGTGGTACTGATCAAAATGCGGGAAGTCAGGTTGTATCGACGCTTTGTGATGAATTCGCAGCCACTCCGGGGCAGTGGCGGATCGATATTGGTGGCGATGTAATCACTAAGTTCACGTGTAAAAATTGGTGA